The proteins below come from a single Denticeps clupeoides chromosome 15, fDenClu1.1, whole genome shotgun sequence genomic window:
- the vhll gene encoding von Hippel-Lindau-like protein has translation MAEQDDAPLRSLHSDAATHVVFVNRSGALARAWWLDFSGSPVSYGDIHSREGLSMNTYLTHPWIFRATESGARLLANHQDVYFPAPTTEWDESGQPVFLRVLITAPMYSLRERCCVAIRRLVRRDAIGRLDLPEMLKQELRQSPNLLAEIRTMDSRRGSAPNPDHKP, from the exons ATGGCGGAGCAGGACGACGCGCCGCTCCGCTCGCTCCACTCGGACGCGGCGACCCACGTGGTCTTCGTCAACCGGTCCGGCGCGCTGGCCCGGGCCTGGTGGCTTGACTTCTCCGGCAGCCCGGTGTCCTACGGGGACATCCACTCCCGGGAGGGACTTTCCATGAACACGTACCTGA CACATCCCTGGATCTTCCGGGCCACAGAAAGCGGGGCGAGGCTGCTCGCCAATCACCAGGACGTTTATTTCCCAGCTCCTACTACAGAGTGGGATGAATCTGGCCAACCGGTCTTCCTCCGAGTTCTCATAACGGCACCCA TGTACTCGCTGCGGGAACGCTGCTGCGTGGCGATCAGGAGGCTGGTGAGGAGGGATGCCATTGGCAGGCTGGACCTTCCCGAGATGCTGAAGCAGGAGCTCAGGCAGAGCCCGAATTTGCTGGCGGAAATCAGGACCATGGACTCCAGGAGAGGCTCCGCGCCTAATCCGGACCATAAACCATAG
- the wif1 gene encoding wnt inhibitory factor 1 has translation MGRILAPARAPRTRSATARTSARPLHTGSRRARGFSPAGGAQRRRMMMMTIRMMMMMLGCCVARGGLNLWIDANQARVLIGFEEDIFIVSEAQMAPFTQDFRSAQRRIPAIPVGVQRVNFTWRTTEQAEYFYEFQTLRSLDKHIMDDPTVSVPLLGSVPLKASVVQVGFPCRGEQDGVAAFEVTVLVMDAGGNVILRTPHNAIFFKTCQRAKCPGGCRNGGFCNERQVCECQDGFYGPHCEKALCSPGCLNGGLCVSPGVCICPPGYSGVSCDRVNCSATCLNGGTCFHPGKCLCPAGHEGERCQTSKCRQPCRNGGRCVGRNKCKCSKGFHGDLCSKAACEPSCGTHGTCVEPNRCQCRDGWHGRHCNKKHRGGVASRPPAPKNKPHAAPVKESEDTGETNQQPDDTNYVA, from the exons ATGGGGAGGATCTTGGCACCAGCGCGCGCGCCTCGAACCCGCAGCGCCACCGCGCGGACGAGCGCGCGCCCGCTACATACAGGCTCGCGCCGCGCGCGCGGCTTCAGTCCGGCCGGCGGCGcgcagaggaggaggatgatgatgatgacgatcaggatgatgatgatgatgctgggCTGCTGCGTCGCGCGCGGGGGTCTCAACCTGTGGATCGATGCCAACCAGGCCAGGGTGCtcatag GGTTCGAGGAGGACATCTTCATCGTGTCCGAGGCGCAGATGGCCCCGTTCACGCAGGACTTCAGGAGCGCGCAGCGGCGGATCCCCGCCATCCCGGTCGGCGTGCAGCGCGTCAACTTCACCTGGCGGACCACCGAACAG GCGGAGTACTTCTACGAGTTCCAGACCCTGCGCTCCCTGGACAAGCACATCATGGACGACCCCACGGTCAGCGTGCCGCTGCTGGGCTCCGTGCCGCTCAAGGCCTCAG TTGTCCAGGTCGGATTCCCGTGCCGCGGGGAGCAGGACGGGGTGGCGGCCTTCGAGGTGACCGTCCTGGTGATGGACGCCGGCGGCAACGTGATCCTGAGGACCCCACACAACGCCATCTTCTTCAAGACCTGCCAGAGAG CGAAGTGTCCCGGCGGCTGCCGCAACGGCGGCTTCTGCAACGAGAGGCAGGTGTGCGAGTGCCAGGACGGGTTCTACGGGCCTCACTGCGAGAAAG CCCTGTGCTCCCCGGGGTGTCTGAACGGGGGGCTTTGCGTCAGTCCAGGCGTCTGCATCTGTCCCCCAGGCTACTCCGGCGTCAGCTGTGACCGAG TGAACTGCAGCGCCACCTGTCTGAACGGAGGCACCTGCTTCCACCCCGGGAAGTGCCTTTGTCCCGCGGGGCACGAGGGGGAACGCTGTCAGACCA GTAAATGCCGGCAGCCCTGCAGAAACGGAGGCAGGTGTGTGGGGCGAAACAAGTGCAAGTGCAGCAAAGGTTTCCACGGTGACCTGTGCTCCAAGG CCGCCTGCGAGCCCAGCTGTGGAACACATGGGACCTGCGTGGAGCCCAACAGGTGCCAGTGCCGGGACGGCTGGCACGGACGCCACTGCAACAAGA AGCACCGTGGTGGTGTGGCGAGTCGGCCGCCGGCCCCCAAGAACAAGCCGCATGCGGCGCCGGTGAAGGAGTCCGAGGACACAGGCGAAACCAACCAGCAGCCGGATGACACCAATTATGTGGCGTGA
- the lemd3 gene encoding inner nuclear membrane protein Man1 — MASAQLTDEELFSELRRLGFSPGPVTENTRPVYLKKLKKLRDEQQRRGAGGGGVNNGGGAPRVRAASADVTPLGASRGPGGGGKLLLGFSSDESDAEVPSKKGGGGGGARRDRGSGARRSPPAAPGNSGSPHGRLDGSPWWAGREKERDEADEPERSGRAVNGSRVRSRDYSDSEEEDSGPAVSRRSLPRVPSSPYRSARGADAGQEALAAAAAAEEEDDDEEEEESGDEARGSGVTVRPNCRRPGAAAVFTKNHVGVLHTPYRPNHSNHAGPNHAYSRPLLHKPPGPEDELLQQFRRDEASTPGGFSAHYLSMFLLVAACLFFLLLGLVYLRMRGSGHGPVEGAIRNHPFGTNFDSSYDDSEKDAILNLLLSLHDHLATIAGEHDCRDQPDPRNRSLSLSEASEYLKDQNRLYGDFVATALEWIIRTGQDVGIRLIGEAGGAPVTDVSEILRLESTHPRMSFLCRFRRAFFTVIYRVLLFVAGLGAVWGLLYYMKYRWRREEEETRLMYDMVERILDVLRSHSEACQENRELQPYLPIPHVRDSLVLPQDRKKMVKVWERAVTFVAANESRIRTETQRIGGADFMVWRWLQPSLSCEKASSLPSKMWQGKAFPLDRRNSPPNSLTPCLKIRNMFDPVMEVGENWDLAIHEAILEKCSDNDGIVHITVDKNSREGCVYVKCLSAEHSGKAFKALHGSWFDGKLVTVKYLRLDRYHQRFPQAPELQRAPEGHQPAAEHHGRPPAPRLQRQLAGLFLRGVAPGQAAPPLLCRHPLLPSAGTLGSARFRREARTRGAARCRRRSGVARSSDAD, encoded by the exons ATGGCGTCCGCGCAGTTAACGGACGAGGAGCTGTTCTCGGAGCTGCGGCGCCTGGGCTTCTCGCCGGGCCCGGTGACGGAGAACACGCGGCCCGTCTACctgaagaagctgaagaagctgCGCGACGAGCAGCAGCGGCGcggcgccggcggcggcggcgtcaacaacggcggcggcgcgccgcgGGTCCGCGCAGCCAGCGCTGACGTCACGCCGCTCGGCGCCAGCCGCGGCCCGGGCGGAGGAGGGAAGCTCCTGCTGGGCTTCAGCTCGGACGAGTCGGACGCCGAGGTCCCGTCGAAgaagggcggcggcggcggcggggccaGGAGAGACCGAGGCTCCGGCGCCCGCAGGAGTCCGCCCGCCGCGCCCGGCAACAGCGGCTCGCCTCACGGCCGCCTGGACGGCTCTCCGTGGTGGGCCGGCCGGGAGAAGGAGCGGGACGAGGCCGACGAGCCGGAGAGGAGCGGCCGGGCCGTGAACGGGAGCCGGGTGCGCAGCAGGGACTACTCGGActctgaggaggaggacagcgggcCCGCGGTGTCCAGGCGGAGCCTCCCCAGAGTCCCGTCCTCTCCCTACAGGAGCGCCAGGGGGGCGGACGCGGGCCAGGAAGccctggcggcggcggcggcggcggaggaggaggacgacgacgaggaggaggaggagagcggcgaCGAAGCGCGGGGCTCCGGCGTGACGGTCCGGCCCAACTGCAGGAGACCCGGGGCCGCCGCCGTCTTCACCAAGAACCACGTCGGCGTCCTCCACACCCCCTACCGGCCCAACCACTCCAACCACGCCGGCCCCAACCACGCCTACAGCCGCCCCCTCCTCCACAAGCCGCCGGGCCCCGAGGACGAGCTGCTCCAGCAGTTCCGGCGCGACGAGGCCTCCACGCCCGGCGGCTTCAGCGCCCACTACCTGTCCATGTTCCTGCTGGTGGCCGCCtgcctcttcttcctcctgctgGGGCTCGTGTACCTGCGGATGCGGGGCTCCGGCCACGGGCCGGTGGAGGGAGCCA TCAGGAACCACCCGTTTGGAACCAACTTTGATTCGTCTTAC GACGACTCGGAAAAGGACGCCATCCTCAACCTGCTGCTGAGCCTGCACGACCACCTGGCCACCATCGCAG GTGAACATGACTGCAGAGACCAGCCCGACCCGAGGAACCGAAGCCTCTCTCTGTCCGAAGCCTCCGAATATTTGAAG GACCAGAACCGGTTGTATGGGGACTTTGTGGCCACTGCCCTGGAGTGGATCATCCGGACGGGACAAGATGTCGGAATACG GCTGATCGGCGAGGCGGGCGGCGCACCGGTGACCGACGTGTCCGAGATCCTGCGCCTGGAGTCCACCCACCCCAGGATGTCCTTCCTGTGCCGCTTCAGAAGGGCCTTCTTCACCGTGATTTACCGGGTGCTCCTCTTCGTCGCAG GTCTGGGAGCGGTCTGGGGTCTCCTGTACTACATGAAATATCGCTggaggcgggaggaggaggagaccaGGCTGATGTATGACATGGTGGAGAGAATCCTCG acGTCCTGCGGAGCCACAGCGAGGCGTGTCAGGAGAACCGGGAGCTGCAGCCCTACCTGCCCATCCCACACGTCCGAGACTCCCTGGTCCTGCCGCAGGACAG GAAGAAGATGGTGAAAGTGTGGGAGAGGGCGGTGACGTTCGTCGCGGCCAACGAGTCCCGCATCCGGACGGAGACGCAGCGGATCGGCGGCGCCGACTTCATGGTCTGGAGGTGGCTGCAGCCGTCGCTGTCCTGTGAGAAGGCCTCCAGCTTGCCGTCGAAGATGTGGCAGGGAAAAG CGTTCCCTCTGGACAGGAGGAACTCTCCACCCAACAGCTTAACGCCGTGCCTGAAGATCCGCAACATGTTTGACCCCGTGAT GGAGGTGGGGGAGAACTGGGACCTGGCCATTCACGAGGCCATCCTGGAGAAGTGCAGCGACAACGACGGAATCGTGCACATCACCGTCGACAAGAACTCGCGCGAG GGCTGCGTTTATGTGAAGTGTCTCTCAGCTGAGCATTCTGGGAAGGCCTTCAAAGCGCTGCACGGCTCATGGTTTGATG GTAAGCTGGTGACCGTGAAGTACCTGCGACTGGACCGGTACCACCAGCGCTTCCCGCAGGCCCCTGAACTGCAACGCGCCCCTGAAGGCCACCAGCCAGCAGCTGAGCACCACGGCCGGCCTCCGGCACCGCGGCTCCAGAGGCAGCTCGCTGGGCTTTTCCTGAGGGGCGTCGCCCCCGGCCAGGCCGCGCCCCCTCTCCTCTGTCGCCACCCCCTCCTTCCTTCCGCAGGGACCCTCGGCTCCGCCCGCTTTCGGCGGGAAGCGCGGACGCGCGGTGCGGCCCGTTGCCGGCGCCGCTCCGGCGTGGCCAGGAGTTCGGATGCAGActag